In Egicoccus sp. AB-alg6-2, a genomic segment contains:
- a CDS encoding type II secretion system F family protein: MATSTLSKFDYQVRDRSGKLVSGQLEADSSAAVASKLTSMGYAPVRITEVSEKGLNTEIRIPGLSDRVKLKDLAIFSRQFATMISSGLALIRALSILHDQTENKKLAEVIDEIRGQVEAGASLSGAMAEHPKVFPKLYIAMVKAGEAAGMLDQVLLRVAMMLEADVKLRSKIKSAMTYPVIVFFMAIGLSTVMLIFIVPVFDGMFADLGGELPWLTAQLVRASDFVTSWLGIITYIVVPVVLWTAYKQIRANEKGRFVLDVMKLRLPVFGSLFHKIALTRFARNLSTLLAAGVPILQALEITAETVNNGPIANAVTDVKDSVRQGESMNRPLSQHEVFPPMVVQMIAVGEETGNIDGMLGKISDFYDTEIETMTEQLTALMEPLMIGVIGGIVGGMVIALYMPMFKIFEMIG; this comes from the coding sequence ATGGCGACGTCCACACTCAGCAAGTTCGACTACCAGGTCCGCGACCGCAGCGGAAAGCTCGTCTCCGGCCAGCTCGAGGCCGACTCCTCCGCGGCGGTGGCCAGCAAGCTGACCTCGATGGGCTACGCGCCCGTGCGTATCACCGAGGTCAGCGAGAAGGGTCTCAACACCGAGATCCGGATCCCCGGTCTGTCGGACCGGGTCAAGCTCAAGGACCTGGCGATCTTCTCGCGCCAGTTCGCGACCATGATCAGTTCCGGCCTGGCGCTCATCCGGGCGCTGTCGATCCTCCACGACCAGACCGAGAACAAGAAGCTCGCCGAGGTCATCGACGAGATCCGTGGTCAGGTCGAGGCCGGCGCGTCGTTGTCGGGCGCGATGGCCGAGCACCCCAAGGTGTTCCCCAAGCTCTACATCGCCATGGTCAAGGCCGGTGAGGCGGCCGGCATGCTCGACCAGGTGCTCCTGCGCGTCGCGATGATGCTGGAGGCCGACGTCAAGCTGCGCAGCAAGATCAAGTCCGCGATGACGTACCCGGTGATCGTCTTCTTCATGGCGATCGGCCTGTCCACCGTGATGCTGATCTTCATCGTCCCGGTCTTCGACGGCATGTTCGCCGATCTCGGTGGCGAGTTGCCCTGGCTCACCGCGCAGTTGGTGAGGGCGTCCGACTTCGTGACGTCGTGGCTCGGGATCATCACGTACATCGTCGTGCCGGTGGTGCTGTGGACCGCCTACAAGCAGATCCGCGCCAACGAGAAGGGCCGGTTCGTCCTCGACGTGATGAAGCTTCGGCTGCCAGTCTTCGGTTCGCTGTTCCACAAGATCGCACTGACGCGTTTCGCCCGCAACCTCTCCACGCTCCTGGCAGCAGGTGTGCCGATCCTGCAGGCGCTCGAGATCACGGCCGAGACGGTCAACAACGGCCCGATCGCGAACGCGGTGACTGACGTCAAGGACTCGGTCCGCCAGGGCGAGTCGATGAACCGGCCGCTGTCCCAGCACGAGGTGTTCCCACCCATGGTCGTCCAGATGATCGCGGTGGGTGAGGAGACGGGCAACATCGACGGGATGCTCGGCAAAATCTCGGACTTCTACGACACCGAGATCGAGACGATGACGGAACAGCTGACGGCGTTGATGGAGCCGCTGATGATCGGCGTCATCGGCGGGATCGTCGGCGGCATGGTGATCGCGCTGTACATGCCGATGTTCAAGATCTTCGAGATGATCGGCTGA
- the pilM gene encoding type IV pilus assembly protein PilM — translation MANRSVGIDIGTHTITVAEVSEARSGAVVTNFGGIELPATIVNGGEVLDPVAAAEALKEVLASAKLKTRKVWLGVANPRVVVRQIDMPYMPIDELRTSIRYQAQEHLPIAVEEAEIDLHVVADWVTEEGDHLQRVLLVAAHREMLASHVEVATRAGLKPQGVDLNCFALLRAVGNTSSLERGSEALIDLGAGVTSLIVHEAGTPTFVRILSTGGDAITDALAQGLGTDTADAEAQKRRCRLGGEDAASQVVTGHVDRFIDELRSSLAYYQAQPGSRPVSSVVISGGGASLVGLADRLAQHLRLPVNLASPFDYTRAKTKAYDAEGLRAVGPTLTTAIGLALGGLE, via the coding sequence GTGGCCAATCGCTCCGTAGGGATCGACATCGGTACGCACACCATCACGGTGGCCGAGGTCAGTGAAGCCCGCTCCGGCGCCGTCGTGACCAACTTCGGCGGCATCGAACTGCCCGCCACGATCGTCAACGGCGGCGAGGTGCTCGACCCCGTCGCCGCCGCCGAGGCGCTGAAGGAAGTGCTCGCCAGCGCCAAGCTCAAGACCCGCAAGGTCTGGCTCGGCGTGGCGAATCCACGGGTCGTCGTTCGCCAGATCGACATGCCCTACATGCCGATCGACGAGCTCCGCACCTCGATCCGCTACCAGGCGCAGGAGCACCTGCCGATCGCGGTCGAGGAAGCGGAGATCGACCTGCACGTCGTCGCGGACTGGGTCACCGAGGAGGGCGACCACCTGCAGCGCGTGCTGCTGGTCGCTGCGCACCGCGAGATGCTCGCCAGCCACGTCGAGGTCGCCACGCGCGCCGGGCTCAAGCCGCAGGGCGTCGACCTCAACTGCTTCGCGCTGCTGCGCGCAGTCGGCAACACCTCGTCGCTCGAACGCGGCAGCGAGGCGCTCATCGATCTCGGCGCCGGCGTGACCAGCCTGATCGTGCACGAAGCCGGTACGCCGACCTTCGTGCGCATCCTGTCGACCGGGGGCGACGCCATCACCGACGCCCTTGCGCAGGGGCTCGGCACCGACACGGCCGACGCAGAGGCACAGAAGCGTCGGTGCCGACTGGGTGGCGAGGATGCCGCCAGCCAGGTGGTCACCGGGCACGTCGATCGCTTCATCGACGAGCTCCGCAGTTCGCTCGCCTACTACCAGGCGCAGCCCGGCAGTCGCCCGGTGTCCTCGGTCGTGATCAGCGGCGGCGGTGCCAGCCTCGTCGGCCTCGCGGATCGGCTGGCACAGCACCTGCGCCTCCCGGTCAACCTCGCCAGCCCGTTCGACTACACGCGGGCGAAGACCAAGGCCTACGACGCCGAAGGCCTACGCGCCGTCGGCCCGACGCTGACCACGGCCATCGGCCTGGCGCTCGGAGGGTTGGAATGA
- a CDS encoding roadblock/LC7 domain-containing protein: MFDHLDTRAARLAAALDDFLGSSPDVEAAAVVSFDGLPMASALPDELDEDRVGAMSAALLSLGEQAALGLGRGQLNQVFVEGEHGFVFLMSCRDQAVLAAVAARQAKIGFMLFEMRQAAERIGTLLAPNTDLDLPAPNVNPWAAPAPADLQPSPVEEVVEAFAAPAPAAFDAPAAFEAPASFEAPAAFEAPAAFEAPVAFEAPAAFDAPSPMPEAFEAVTERAPEPEPFVPAPAPEPTDHDESPFAALGELRAVASPSPVASPPATFESPAAAPIAPGAPADDADEALRNVIATEPLRPSDDHDLLTEALFEVRRATGGDHAPSHAWGRQESTSANGWG; the protein is encoded by the coding sequence GTGTTCGACCACCTCGACACCCGCGCGGCCAGGCTCGCCGCCGCACTCGACGACTTCCTCGGTTCCTCGCCCGACGTCGAGGCCGCCGCCGTGGTCTCGTTCGACGGGCTGCCGATGGCCAGCGCCCTGCCCGACGAGCTGGACGAGGACCGGGTCGGCGCCATGAGCGCGGCCCTGCTGTCCCTGGGCGAGCAGGCCGCACTCGGACTCGGACGGGGACAGCTCAACCAGGTCTTCGTCGAGGGCGAGCACGGGTTCGTGTTCCTGATGAGCTGCCGCGACCAGGCGGTCCTCGCCGCCGTGGCGGCGCGCCAGGCCAAGATCGGGTTCATGCTGTTCGAGATGCGCCAGGCCGCCGAGCGCATCGGCACGCTGCTGGCCCCGAACACCGACCTCGACCTGCCGGCGCCGAACGTCAACCCGTGGGCCGCGCCGGCACCCGCCGACCTGCAGCCCAGCCCCGTCGAGGAGGTCGTCGAGGCCTTCGCCGCCCCCGCTCCCGCCGCGTTCGACGCCCCGGCTGCGTTCGAGGCGCCCGCTTCCTTCGAGGCGCCCGCTGCCTTCGAGGCGCCCGCTGCCTTCGAGGCGCCCGTCGCCTTCGAGGCGCCCGCTGCCTTCGACGCACCGTCGCCCATGCCGGAGGCGTTCGAAGCCGTCACGGAGCGCGCGCCCGAGCCCGAGCCGTTCGTGCCCGCGCCGGCTCCCGAGCCGACCGACCACGACGAGTCGCCGTTCGCGGCACTGGGCGAACTGCGTGCCGTCGCGAGCCCCTCGCCGGTCGCTTCGCCTCCAGCCACGTTCGAGAGCCCGGCGGCGGCGCCGATCGCGCCGGGGGCCCCGGCCGACGACGCCGACGAGGCGCTGCGCAACGTGATCGCCACCGAGCCGCTGCGTCCGTCCGACGACCACGACCTGCTGACCGAGGCGCTGTTCGAGGTGCGTCGGGCAACCGGTGGTGACCATGCACCGAGTCACGCCTGGGGCCGCCAGGAGTCGACGTCCGCAAACGGTTGGGGGTAG
- a CDS encoding type IV pilin protein: protein MLSTIRTKRDEEGFTLIELLVVVLIIGILAAIAIPVFLNQRENAWRSAVESDLRNAAIQIETVMTRDGVYPDALGETEGPATEPLLVDGADSGVSVTISDNVTLSYAPDGNTYTITGTHALLDDGENTLVYDAADGGLANSPWE, encoded by the coding sequence ATGCTCAGCACCATCCGCACCAAGCGGGACGAAGAGGGCTTCACCCTCATCGAACTGCTCGTCGTGGTTCTCATCATCGGCATCCTCGCCGCGATCGCCATCCCCGTGTTCCTCAACCAGCGCGAGAACGCGTGGCGCTCCGCCGTCGAGTCCGACCTCCGCAACGCCGCCATTCAGATCGAAACCGTCATGACCCGCGACGGTGTCTATCCCGATGCTCTCGGCGAGACTGAAGGTCCAGCCACGGAACCACTGCTCGTAGACGGCGCAGATTCCGGCGTCTCGGTCACGATCTCGGACAATGTCACGCTTAGCTACGCCCCTGATGGCAACACCTACACCATCACGGGTACGCACGCCTTGCTGGACGACGGGGAGAACACGCTGGTGTACGACGCCGCTGACGGCGGTTTGGCCAACTCGCCCTGGGAGTGA
- a CDS encoding PilN domain-containing protein, translated as MSVRVNLLPQSTRDGRRAARQRRMVAGAGLALIASLGAVHVWSVGQVRDAEERLLAAESATALVRNDVNAMSEFRELELRRQNAAAALHDALGHEVSLSWILYDLATVMPRDAQLETISINLPRPVAESPHVGSFTLTGKSVEAHAPGVEAILHELSRLASFQNLYFNSSSLDDGEGDVASFSIDGELAPLARTNRYAEGLPEAMR; from the coding sequence ATGAGCGTCCGCGTCAACCTGCTCCCGCAGTCGACCCGCGATGGCCGCCGCGCCGCCCGTCAGCGACGGATGGTGGCCGGTGCCGGACTGGCGCTGATCGCGTCACTGGGCGCCGTGCACGTCTGGTCCGTCGGCCAGGTACGTGACGCGGAGGAGCGGTTGCTTGCCGCCGAAAGCGCGACGGCTCTTGTCCGCAACGACGTCAACGCGATGAGCGAGTTCCGTGAACTCGAGCTGCGGAGACAGAACGCCGCGGCGGCGCTGCACGACGCGCTCGGTCACGAGGTGTCGCTCTCCTGGATCCTCTACGACCTCGCCACCGTGATGCCGCGCGATGCGCAACTCGAGACGATCTCGATCAACCTGCCGCGCCCAGTGGCCGAGAGCCCGCACGTCGGCTCGTTCACGCTGACCGGGAAGTCGGTGGAGGCACACGCCCCCGGCGTGGAGGCCATCCTCCACGAACTCAGCAGGCTGGCCAGTTTCCAGAACCTGTACTTCAACTCCTCGTCGCTCGACGACGGCGAAGGTGACGTCGCATCGTTCTCCATCGACGGAGAACTGGCGCCCCTTGCGCGGACCAACCGCTACGCCGAAGGTCTGCCGGAGGCCATGCGATGA
- a CDS encoding PilT/PilU family type 4a pilus ATPase: MDALGEALVRHGVLTVDQLRWAAERSAAGGGSLPKVLLDHQLATESQLVRALAETLGMPYAEVDAANVDPHAAALLAGEVARELLALPVGFGAGDEIVVAVADPHDATLRPRLEQELGMRVALALAPRRELTEAIAAQVAPVGAGVGAPSLTVVNGGAAPTSPPPAAMTMADVGDPALPHEETAVIDLDELLGELVDRKGSDLHLTAGVPPTIRVHGDLTPLEDYPVCTPDELQKLLYSIMTQKQREQFENELELDMSYAIPGKSRFRVNVFMQRDSIGAVMRVIPFEILPLEKLGIPEQVANFAYLPRGFVLVTGPTGSGKSTTLASIIDLINRNRPSHIMTVEDPIEFLHKHKRSVVNQREVGADTHGFTQALKHVLRQDPDVILVGEMRDLETIQIALTAAETGHLVFGTLHTQDAPQSVDRIIDVFPPHQQEQIRVMLAGALQGVVCQTLMKTADGAGRAAAVEIMTATSAVKNLIREGKTHQLYSAIQAGAQHGMVAMDQSLATLVKQGRVTYDAALEKANNVAEFQRLAGRA, translated from the coding sequence ATGGATGCACTGGGCGAGGCACTGGTCCGCCACGGCGTGTTGACCGTGGACCAGCTGCGCTGGGCCGCGGAACGTTCCGCGGCCGGCGGCGGCAGCCTGCCCAAGGTCCTGCTCGACCACCAGCTGGCCACCGAGTCGCAGCTCGTGCGTGCGCTCGCAGAGACGCTCGGCATGCCGTACGCCGAGGTGGACGCGGCCAACGTGGACCCACACGCTGCGGCGCTGCTGGCCGGCGAGGTGGCGCGTGAGCTGTTGGCGCTCCCGGTGGGTTTCGGCGCCGGTGACGAGATCGTGGTCGCCGTCGCCGATCCTCACGACGCGACGCTGCGGCCGCGCCTCGAGCAGGAACTGGGGATGCGGGTGGCGCTCGCGCTGGCTCCCAGGCGGGAGCTGACCGAGGCGATCGCGGCGCAGGTCGCGCCGGTCGGTGCGGGTGTCGGCGCGCCGTCGCTGACGGTCGTCAACGGGGGAGCGGCTCCGACCTCGCCACCGCCGGCTGCGATGACCATGGCCGATGTCGGCGATCCGGCGCTGCCGCACGAGGAGACGGCCGTCATCGACCTCGACGAGCTCCTGGGCGAGCTCGTCGACCGCAAGGGCTCGGACCTGCACCTGACGGCCGGCGTCCCGCCGACCATCCGCGTGCACGGCGACCTCACGCCGCTGGAGGACTACCCGGTCTGCACGCCGGACGAGTTGCAGAAGCTGCTGTACTCGATCATGACGCAGAAGCAGCGCGAACAGTTCGAGAACGAGCTCGAGCTGGACATGAGCTACGCGATCCCGGGCAAGTCCCGGTTCCGCGTCAACGTGTTCATGCAGCGCGACTCCATCGGTGCGGTGATGCGTGTCATCCCGTTCGAGATCCTGCCGCTCGAAAAGCTCGGGATCCCGGAGCAGGTGGCCAACTTCGCCTACCTCCCGCGTGGGTTCGTGCTCGTGACCGGCCCGACCGGGTCGGGCAAGTCGACGACGCTGGCCTCGATCATCGACCTGATCAACCGCAACCGTCCGTCGCACATCATGACGGTCGAGGACCCGATCGAGTTCCTGCACAAGCACAAGCGGTCGGTCGTCAACCAGCGCGAGGTCGGCGCCGACACCCACGGGTTCACGCAGGCGCTCAAGCACGTCCTGCGTCAGGACCCCGACGTGATCCTGGTCGGCGAGATGCGCGACCTGGAGACGATCCAGATCGCGCTGACCGCGGCCGAGACCGGCCACCTCGTCTTCGGCACGTTGCACACCCAGGACGCGCCGCAGTCGGTGGACCGCATCATCGACGTGTTCCCACCGCACCAGCAGGAACAGATCCGCGTGATGCTCGCCGGTGCGCTGCAGGGGGTCGTGTGTCAGACGCTGATGAAGACCGCCGACGGCGCCGGCCGCGCTGCCGCGGTCGAGATCATGACGGCGACCTCCGCGGTGAAGAACCTGATCCGTGAGGGCAAGACGCACCAGCTCTACAGCGCGATCCAGGCCGGTGCGCAGCACGGCATGGTCGCGATGGACCAGTCCCTGGCCACGTTGGTGAAGCAGGGCAGGGTGACCTACGACGCGGCGCTGGAGAAGGCCAACAACGTGGCCGAGTTCCAGCGTCTCGCCGGCCGGGCCTGA
- a CDS encoding ATP/GTP-binding protein, translated as MTGVRFAGSHRRPVVGSARHPSFKVLVTGPFDAGKTTLIETISEVQVVSTERDVSDWASDTVAGGNSGRTTVAMDYGRIAIDRDLALHLFGTPGQERFEFMWDILAEGMLGFVLVVDARRPETLVEARGQQVHFAGLADVPLVVAVNKLGPNSDTATVLDRVRGYLDVPAEVAVLATDVRDREDVKRVLLALLHAVAQRLRARAGDGPAGPPAASARAVGS; from the coding sequence GTGACTGGTGTCCGGTTCGCCGGTTCCCACCGACGGCCGGTCGTCGGCAGTGCCCGCCATCCCAGCTTCAAGGTGCTCGTCACCGGTCCGTTCGACGCCGGCAAGACCACGCTGATCGAGACGATCTCCGAGGTGCAGGTCGTCTCGACCGAGCGTGACGTGAGCGACTGGGCCTCCGACACGGTCGCGGGCGGCAACTCCGGCCGCACCACGGTGGCGATGGACTACGGGCGCATTGCGATCGACCGCGACCTCGCCCTGCACCTGTTCGGCACGCCCGGCCAGGAACGCTTCGAGTTCATGTGGGACATCCTGGCGGAGGGCATGCTCGGGTTCGTGCTGGTCGTGGACGCACGACGTCCCGAGACCCTCGTGGAGGCGCGCGGCCAGCAGGTGCACTTCGCCGGCCTCGCCGACGTCCCGCTGGTCGTCGCGGTCAACAAGCTCGGCCCGAACAGCGACACCGCCACCGTGCTCGACCGGGTGCGCGGCTACCTCGACGTCCCTGCCGAGGTAGCGGTGCTCGCCACCGACGTCCGCGACCGTGAGGACGTAAAGCGCGTCCTGCTCGCGTTGCTCCACGCGGTCGCGCAGCGGCTCCGCGCGCGTGCCGGCGACGGTCCCGCCGGACCGCCCGCGGCCTCGGCCCGGGCGGTCGGCTCGTGA
- a CDS encoding DUF4388 domain-containing protein: MSAVLEGQLGDFRLLDILQLLNASAKTGRLELDAAGVPARLDVREGLLTEISPAGDASDRLPGSPADDGDLRHDARVDGLVDLLSLRSGRFHFEGPAEQSPAPDTPRTDPLLEEARRRLQEWPQLTERVGGRDAVLALAAPHHHNPVTLTADRWRLVSLVDGRRPVAELAAHWGRGDYAAHRALAELLDEGLIAPAAATDVPATPITEDAAADEPTVAEVPVEPAEVSAEVTMTDEPGTDEDLFARPEPAPAVPVAAAETPVAEPAPAPSIPAPPAVVYEGSGPRGLHTRVRAERLGGGGHDNNGVDQNILQRLIHGVEKL; this comes from the coding sequence GTGAGTGCCGTGCTCGAAGGCCAACTCGGAGACTTCCGTCTCCTCGACATCCTGCAGCTGCTGAACGCGTCCGCTAAGACGGGACGCCTGGAGCTCGACGCCGCCGGCGTGCCCGCGCGCCTCGACGTGCGCGAAGGGCTGCTCACGGAGATCTCGCCTGCGGGCGACGCCTCCGACCGGCTCCCGGGCTCGCCGGCCGACGACGGTGACCTGCGCCACGACGCACGCGTCGACGGCCTGGTCGACCTGCTGTCGCTGCGCTCGGGCCGGTTCCACTTCGAGGGCCCGGCCGAGCAGTCGCCCGCACCCGACACGCCCCGTACCGATCCCCTGCTCGAGGAGGCACGCCGCCGGCTGCAGGAATGGCCGCAACTCACCGAACGGGTCGGCGGCCGCGACGCCGTGCTCGCGTTGGCCGCCCCGCACCACCACAACCCGGTGACGTTGACCGCCGACCGCTGGCGGCTGGTGTCGCTGGTCGACGGCCGTCGCCCGGTCGCCGAGCTGGCGGCCCACTGGGGCCGCGGTGACTACGCGGCGCACCGCGCCCTCGCCGAACTGCTCGACGAGGGCCTGATCGCTCCCGCCGCGGCCACCGACGTGCCGGCGACGCCGATCACCGAAGACGCCGCGGCGGACGAGCCGACGGTGGCCGAGGTACCCGTCGAGCCCGCCGAGGTGTCGGCCGAGGTGACCATGACCGACGAACCGGGCACCGACGAGGACCTGTTCGCGCGCCCCGAGCCGGCGCCGGCTGTGCCGGTTGCCGCGGCGGAGACACCCGTGGCCGAGCCGGCACCAGCACCGTCGATCCCGGCACCGCCGGCCGTCGTCTACGAGGGCAGCGGTCCCCGCGGCCTGCACACCCGGGTCCGCGCCGAGCGGCTGGGCGGCGGCGGGCACGACAACAACGGGGTCGACCAGAACATCCTGCAACGGTTGATCCACGGCGTGGAAAAGCTGTGA
- a CDS encoding A24 family peptidase — protein MDAAVVALAVIIGLLVGSFANVPIHRWPRGGTVTSPKRSACPACGALISARDNVPVVSWLLLQRRCRHCGAPIAARYAVVEATTAILFGAVAWVWGLDPILPVLLVFTWSLVVATAIDLEHRIIPNRLTYRLPFVLLALLVPAAAFTGTWTDLRRALIWAVAVPGIMFLFAEAFRLVRGQTGMGMGDVKLAISIGLVVGYLGGVHLVAFAYGTMISAVIVVVVLLAMRRAKLASRIPFGPYLAAGALIPVLAPDGSAAVVRSVLGLG, from the coding sequence GTGGACGCGGCTGTCGTTGCGCTGGCGGTGATCATCGGTCTGCTGGTCGGGTCTTTCGCGAATGTGCCGATCCATCGGTGGCCGCGTGGGGGGACGGTCACCTCGCCGAAGCGATCGGCATGTCCCGCATGTGGGGCGCTGATCTCGGCGCGGGACAACGTGCCGGTCGTCTCGTGGCTCCTCCTGCAGCGGAGGTGCCGCCACTGCGGCGCGCCCATCGCCGCGCGCTACGCCGTCGTCGAGGCGACGACCGCGATCCTGTTCGGGGCCGTCGCCTGGGTGTGGGGGTTGGACCCGATATTGCCCGTCCTGCTGGTCTTCACGTGGTCCCTCGTCGTCGCGACGGCGATCGACCTCGAGCACCGCATCATCCCCAACCGGTTGACCTACCGGCTGCCCTTCGTGCTGCTGGCGCTGCTGGTTCCCGCCGCGGCTTTCACTGGCACGTGGACCGATCTACGCCGTGCACTGATCTGGGCCGTCGCCGTCCCGGGCATCATGTTCCTGTTCGCCGAGGCGTTCCGGCTCGTCCGCGGGCAGACGGGCATGGGTATGGGTGACGTCAAGCTCGCCATCTCCATCGGGCTCGTCGTCGGCTACCTCGGCGGGGTGCACCTCGTTGCGTTCGCGTACGGAACGATGATCAGTGCGGTCATCGTGGTCGTCGTCCTCCTGGCGATGCGCCGCGCGAAGCTCGCCAGCCGGATCCCCTTCGGTCCCTACCTCGCGGCGGGGGCGCTCATCCCGGTCCTGGCCCCCGACGGCAGCGCTGCCGTGGTGCGATCGGTCCTCGGTCTCGGTTGA
- a CDS encoding GspE/PulE family protein: MRSLAQTLLARQLVDPEQLRQAEEVQRAEGGSLGRVLVNRGVLSEKQLVGALAEQIGLDFVDLAEAEVDARLATMVSAQTLKKHTVLPYAMRGEKLLVAMSDPSNVVAIDDVRTITKLDIQPVVATRDDIQAAIDRFAHLGDDIEAMAGDIADGEDGDDDLRSIRAVVEEAPIVKFVNLLISQAVADGASDIHIEPGERDLRVRYRIDGVLHEVMRSPKTIQSGVISRLKIMADVDIAERRIPQDGRISVTSNNKAIDLRFSTLPTVFGEKVVMRILDKTSILLELEDLGFLEHNHKRFEEAFRKPYGTILVTGPTGSGKSTTLYATLNVLNEPGVNIITTEDPVEYRLQGISQVQVNPKVGLTFASALRSILRQDPDIVLVGEMRDRETAHIGIEAALTGHLVLSTLHTNDAPSAVTRLTEMGIEPFLVGSAVDCVLAQRLARKVCPRCVEMVRPEPEMLAAAGFPADIVNERPELPRASGCSACSNTGYRGRMAIHEVMTVTEEIERLAVSRASTEVIARTAIEQGMQTLREDGLAKVLLGRTTLEEIGRVVV, encoded by the coding sequence GTGAGGTCCCTGGCGCAGACGCTGCTGGCGCGACAGCTCGTCGATCCCGAGCAGCTGCGCCAGGCCGAGGAGGTCCAGCGCGCGGAGGGTGGCTCGCTCGGCCGGGTCCTCGTCAACCGTGGGGTGCTGAGCGAGAAGCAGCTGGTCGGTGCGCTGGCGGAACAGATCGGCCTCGACTTCGTCGACCTCGCCGAGGCCGAGGTGGACGCACGGCTGGCCACCATGGTCAGCGCCCAGACGCTCAAGAAGCACACGGTGCTGCCCTACGCGATGCGCGGCGAGAAGCTGCTGGTCGCGATGAGCGACCCGTCGAACGTGGTCGCGATCGACGACGTGCGCACCATCACCAAGCTCGACATCCAGCCGGTGGTCGCCACGCGCGACGACATCCAGGCCGCCATCGACCGCTTCGCCCACCTCGGTGACGACATCGAGGCGATGGCCGGCGACATCGCCGACGGTGAGGACGGCGACGACGACCTGCGCTCCATCCGGGCCGTGGTCGAGGAAGCACCGATCGTCAAGTTCGTGAACCTGCTGATCTCGCAGGCGGTCGCCGACGGCGCGTCGGACATCCACATCGAGCCCGGCGAGCGCGACCTGCGGGTCCGCTACCGCATCGACGGCGTCCTCCACGAGGTCATGCGTTCACCCAAGACGATCCAGTCCGGCGTCATCAGCCGCCTGAAGATCATGGCCGACGTCGACATCGCCGAGCGGCGGATCCCGCAGGACGGGCGCATCAGCGTCACGTCGAACAACAAGGCCATCGACCTGCGCTTCTCGACCCTGCCGACGGTGTTCGGCGAGAAGGTCGTGATGCGCATCCTCGACAAGACGTCGATCCTGCTCGAGCTCGAGGACCTCGGCTTCCTCGAGCACAACCACAAGCGCTTCGAGGAGGCGTTCCGTAAGCCCTACGGGACGATCCTGGTGACCGGTCCGACGGGGTCGGGCAAGTCGACGACGCTGTACGCCACGCTGAACGTGCTCAACGAGCCCGGCGTGAACATCATCACCACCGAGGACCCGGTGGAGTACCGCCTGCAGGGGATCAGCCAGGTGCAGGTCAACCCGAAGGTGGGGCTGACGTTCGCCTCGGCGCTGCGATCGATCCTGCGTCAGGACCCCGACATCGTCCTGGTCGGCGAGATGCGAGACCGCGAGACGGCGCACATCGGCATCGAGGCCGCGCTCACCGGCCACCTCGTGCTGTCGACGCTGCACACCAACGACGCGCCGTCGGCCGTGACCCGGCTCACCGAGATGGGCATCGAGCCGTTCCTGGTCGGCTCCGCGGTCGACTGCGTCCTGGCGCAGCGCCTCGCTCGCAAGGTGTGTCCGCGCTGCGTCGAGATGGTGCGACCCGAGCCGGAAATGCTTGCCGCGGCCGGCTTCCCGGCCGACATCGTCAACGAACGGCCCGAACTGCCGCGCGCGAGCGGCTGCTCGGCGTGCAGCAACACCGGCTACCGCGGACGCATGGCGATCCACGAGGTGATGACGGTGACCGAGGAGATCGAGCGGCTCGCGGTCTCGCGCGCGTCCACCGAGGTCATCGCACGGACCGCCATCGAACAGGGCATGCAGACGCTGCGCGAGGACGGGCTGGCGAAGGTGCTGCTCGGCCGGACCACGCTCGAGGAGATCGGCCGTGTCGTCGTCTGA